A single Candidatus Zixiibacteriota bacterium DNA region contains:
- a CDS encoding branched-chain amino acid ABC transporter substrate-binding protein, with amino-acid sequence MRLPAIIIIVCLLLIGLIGCGGQSEKVVRIALAGPLTGDDATHGQGMKRAMEIAVEDANAAKVLGDIKIELAVFDDRSDPKEAVTVANQIISDRKIIGVIGHFNSGCSIPASQVYARRDLVMITPASTNPKLTLQGLKNVFRVCGTDDLQGIYGANYLYDTLKVHRVAVIHDKTAYGQGLAEEFQKQFLSRGGTITSFDGIDRGDKDFKALLTRIRADNPEILYFGGLYAEAGLMSKQCKDVGLMVPLFGGDGILTNEFVRIAGPVSEGDYSSMVGLPPEKLPEAKDFLDKYARNFPGLDVEPFDPLTYEAASLLLDAYARVNQDQSKLISQIASGTYHGILGETSFDEHGDNRLKLVSINRVINGRFQFYEHPAAL; translated from the coding sequence ATGCGACTACCTGCGATCATCATAATCGTATGCCTGTTACTCATTGGTTTGATAGGCTGCGGCGGCCAGTCCGAGAAGGTGGTAAGAATAGCGTTGGCCGGACCACTCACCGGCGATGACGCCACCCACGGCCAGGGAATGAAACGGGCCATGGAGATCGCAGTCGAGGACGCCAACGCCGCGAAAGTGCTTGGGGATATCAAGATCGAGCTTGCCGTGTTCGATGATCGCTCCGATCCGAAAGAGGCGGTTACGGTGGCCAATCAGATCATCTCCGACCGAAAGATCATCGGTGTCATCGGGCATTTTAATAGCGGCTGTTCCATCCCGGCCAGCCAGGTGTATGCCCGCCGTGATCTGGTCATGATCACGCCTGCCTCCACCAACCCCAAGCTGACTTTGCAGGGGCTCAAGAATGTCTTTCGGGTCTGCGGCACTGACGATCTACAGGGGATATACGGTGCGAATTATCTGTATGACACATTGAAAGTTCATCGTGTGGCGGTCATCCACGACAAGACCGCTTACGGGCAAGGGTTGGCCGAGGAATTCCAGAAACAGTTTCTGTCCCGTGGCGGCACGATCACCAGTTTCGACGGCATCGACCGGGGGGACAAGGATTTCAAGGCGCTGCTAACGCGGATACGGGCCGACAACCCGGAGATCCTCTATTTCGGCGGCTTGTATGCGGAGGCCGGCCTGATGTCCAAACAGTGCAAGGACGTTGGGCTCATGGTGCCGCTGTTTGGGGGTGACGGTATCCTCACCAACGAATTTGTTCGCATCGCTGGCCCCGTTTCGGAAGGGGACTATTCCTCCATGGTGGGCCTGCCGCCTGAGAAACTCCCCGAAGCTAAGGACTTCCTGGACAAGTATGCGCGCAATTTCCCCGGTCTTGATGTCGAGCCGTTCGATCCCCTCACGTATGAAGCGGCCTCCCTGTTGCTCGATGCGTATGCCAGGGTGAACCAGGACCAGTCTAAGCTGATTTCGCAAATCGCATCGGGCACCTATCACGGGATTCTTGGCGAGACCTCGTTCGATGAACACGGCGACAACCGTCTCAAGCTGGTGAGTATTAACCGCGTGATCAACGGCAGGTTCCAGTTCTACGAACATCCCGCAGCTCTGTAA
- a CDS encoding flavin reductase family protein yields the protein MKAEFVPLDLYAMTDNPFKLIADDWMLITAGTPESFNTMTASWGALGELWNKKVCFVFVRPTRYTYEFMERSEYFTLSFFEEKLRPILNFCGRVSGRDMNKAEKAGLTPVTGTTGLVYFAEARMVIECRKVYYQDIIPSQFLDASIHDNYPKKDYHRMYVGEVVQCLIRRES from the coding sequence ATGAAAGCAGAGTTTGTACCCCTTGATCTGTATGCCATGACCGACAACCCGTTCAAGCTCATAGCTGATGACTGGATGCTCATCACCGCCGGAACGCCGGAGTCGTTCAACACCATGACCGCATCATGGGGGGCGCTGGGCGAACTGTGGAACAAGAAGGTCTGCTTTGTTTTTGTCCGCCCGACTCGCTACACCTATGAATTTATGGAACGGTCCGAGTATTTCACGCTGTCGTTTTTCGAGGAGAAGCTTCGCCCGATCCTCAATTTCTGTGGCCGGGTATCGGGGCGGGATATGAACAAAGCGGAGAAAGCGGGTCTGACACCTGTGACCGGCACAACCGGTTTAGTCTATTTCGCAGAGGCTAGAATGGTGATCGAATGCCGGAAAGTGTACTATCAGGATATCATACCCTCGCAGTTTCTGGACGCTTCCATCCATGACAATTATCCGAAGAAAGACTATCACCGGATGTATGTCGGAGAAGTAGTCCAGTGCCTTATCAGGCGGGAGAGCTAA
- the pstB gene encoding phosphate ABC transporter ATP-binding protein PstB, which translates to MTIAVSDLNFYYGTSQALYDVTLDVDRKQVTALIGPSGCGKSTFLRTLNRMNDTIPGTRLTGLVRLDGEDIYKEIKDISSLRTRVGMVFQRSNPFPKSIFDNVAYGLRVNGIKDKRFITEAVEETLKKAFLWDEVKDQLDKNAYMLSGGQQQRLCIARALAVRPEVLLMDEPASALDPLSTSKIEDLIGELKKNYTIVIVTHNMQQAARVSDSTAFFYEGRMVEYGPTKKIFTKPDQTKTEDYITGRFG; encoded by the coding sequence ATCACCATAGCGGTATCGGACCTGAACTTCTACTACGGCACGAGTCAGGCCCTGTATGACGTGACGCTCGATGTCGACCGCAAACAGGTGACGGCGCTCATTGGTCCATCCGGGTGCGGCAAGTCGACCTTCCTGCGGACGCTCAATCGGATGAACGACACGATCCCGGGAACGCGCCTGACCGGTCTGGTGCGGCTCGACGGTGAAGATATCTATAAGGAGATAAAGGACATCTCCTCCCTGCGGACGCGGGTAGGGATGGTGTTCCAGAGGTCAAATCCGTTTCCCAAGTCCATCTTCGACAACGTGGCGTACGGTCTGCGTGTGAACGGCATCAAGGACAAACGGTTTATTACCGAGGCGGTTGAGGAGACGTTAAAGAAAGCGTTCCTGTGGGATGAAGTAAAAGACCAGTTGGATAAGAATGCGTATATGCTTTCTGGTGGCCAACAGCAGCGCCTGTGTATCGCCCGCGCCCTGGCCGTTCGGCCGGAAGTGCTGCTCATGGACGAGCCGGCCTCGGCGCTCGACCCACTTTCGACGTCGAAGATCGAGGACCTGATAGGAGAGCTGAAAAAGAACTACACTATCGTCATTGTGACCCATAATATGCAGCAGGCTGCCCGCGTCTCGGACAGCACCGCGTTCTTCTACGAGGGGAGGATGGTCGAGTATGGTCCGACCAAGAAGATCTTCACTAAACCGGACCAGACGAAGACCGAAGATTACATTACAGGGCGGTTCGGATAA
- a CDS encoding branched-chain amino acid ABC transporter permease, with product MFLQQLINGLTLGSIYALFALGYTMVYGVLLMINFAHSEIFMVGAYLGFWVLSLLPMLMAPSLPVYLMVIFVVAMLGTGALAVAVERSAYRPLRHAPRLAPLISAIGVSIFLQNLVMLTVGADSKPYPALFTGAPIEFGGIRLTSLQILIFGLAVVLMILLQLFITRTRLGTAMRAVAQNHIVSQLMGINTGNIIALTFFIGGGLGGVAGVLNGLYYGSIKYNMGFIPGIKAFTAAVLGGIGNVKGAMVGGFLLGVLEALAAGYISSEYKDVIAFVVLILVLFFRPTGIFGEAVTEKI from the coding sequence ATGTTCCTTCAGCAACTCATCAACGGCCTGACTCTCGGCAGTATCTACGCCCTGTTTGCCCTCGGCTATACGATGGTGTACGGTGTACTATTGATGATCAACTTCGCCCACAGCGAGATATTCATGGTTGGCGCCTATCTGGGGTTCTGGGTGTTGTCGTTACTCCCCATGCTCATGGCCCCGTCGCTGCCGGTCTATCTGATGGTTATTTTTGTAGTCGCCATGCTCGGGACCGGCGCCCTGGCCGTGGCGGTCGAGCGAAGTGCCTACCGTCCGTTGCGTCACGCCCCTCGTCTGGCGCCCCTCATCAGCGCCATCGGCGTTTCCATATTCCTGCAGAATCTCGTCATGTTGACCGTCGGCGCCGACTCAAAACCGTATCCGGCATTGTTTACCGGCGCGCCCATCGAGTTTGGCGGCATTCGCCTTACGTCCCTCCAGATTCTGATCTTCGGCCTCGCCGTGGTGTTGATGATCCTGCTGCAACTGTTTATCACCCGAACGAGGCTCGGTACCGCCATGCGCGCCGTGGCGCAGAACCATATCGTCTCTCAACTCATGGGCATCAACACCGGCAATATCATCGCGTTGACATTCTTCATCGGCGGCGGGCTGGGGGGAGTGGCCGGAGTGCTGAATGGCCTCTACTATGGAAGCATCAAATACAACATGGGATTCATCCCAGGTATCAAGGCGTTCACGGCGGCGGTACTTGGCGGCATCGGCAATGTCAAGGGAGCGATGGTTGGGGGATTTCTACTCGGTGTTCTTGAAGCGCTCGCCGCCGGCTATATCTCATCGGAATACAAGGACGTGATCGCATTTGTTGTCCTCATCCTGGTACTGTTTTTCCGGCCCACCGGCATATTCGGTGAGGCGGTGACCGAGAAGATATGA
- a CDS encoding ABC transporter ATP-binding protein, with translation MRNISKRFGGLNALSEVNAEVDIAGVLGLIGPNGAGKSTLFNVVTGVYPPDNGAVLFRNQSIDGYPPHQIVKLGIARTFQNLRLFNNMTALENVMVGRHSCTHATLLDALLRTRRAAREEHEIVDRARAELEFVGLLPMGNELARNLSYGNQRRIEIARALASDPALVLLDEPTAGMNPRECNELIELIQKIRTRNIAVIIIEHRMHVVMSISERIVVLDYGEKIAEGRPEEVQRDPKVIEAYLGTQ, from the coding sequence ATGCGGAACATTTCAAAGCGGTTTGGCGGCCTGAATGCGCTGTCCGAAGTGAATGCGGAGGTCGATATCGCTGGCGTGCTCGGTCTCATAGGCCCGAACGGTGCCGGCAAATCGACCCTCTTCAATGTCGTCACCGGCGTTTATCCGCCCGATAACGGCGCCGTCCTGTTCCGGAACCAGTCCATTGACGGATATCCGCCCCACCAGATCGTCAAACTGGGGATCGCCCGCACGTTTCAGAATCTCCGCTTGTTCAACAACATGACTGCCCTCGAAAACGTGATGGTGGGCCGGCACTCGTGCACCCATGCCACGCTTCTCGATGCGCTCCTCCGGACCCGTCGGGCGGCTCGCGAGGAGCACGAGATAGTCGACCGCGCGCGAGCTGAGCTTGAATTCGTCGGTCTCCTGCCGATGGGGAATGAACTGGCCAGGAATCTCAGTTACGGCAACCAGCGACGGATCGAAATTGCCCGGGCGTTGGCTTCCGATCCGGCACTGGTGCTCCTCGATGAGCCCACTGCCGGCATGAACCCGCGCGAATGCAACGAACTCATCGAACTGATACAGAAAATTCGCACTCGCAATATCGCCGTGATCATTATCGAGCACCGCATGCACGTGGTGATGTCCATCTCCGAGCGAATAGTTGTGTTGGACTACGGCGAGAAGATCGCCGAGGGAAGACCTGAGGAGGTGCAGCGTGACCCGAAAGTGATCGAGGCGTATCTGGGGACGCAGTGA
- a CDS encoding SDR family oxidoreductase: MERCLITGASGGIGRAVALRLALKQRLLLLHGRDRARLGETAAQVASQGGQSRQLVGDLADTAAVERVIADIGHEPLQMLVHSAGIAIVKPMDEHSVEEWQQVLAVNVTAPFLLTQKLLPLMPPGASVVNILSVAAKVPFAGWSSYCMSKFALDGFMRSVREEVRSRGIRVINIYPQATATAIWNGVPGDWPRERMMAPEQVAEAVAFALSRPADLLVEDISLGNLGGNL, translated from the coding sequence ATGGAGCGTTGCCTGATCACGGGTGCGAGCGGTGGTATCGGACGGGCTGTCGCACTGCGTTTGGCCTTGAAACAACGACTACTGCTGCTTCACGGCCGTGACCGGGCGAGACTCGGTGAAACCGCCGCACAGGTCGCTTCACAAGGGGGGCAATCGCGGCAATTGGTCGGCGATTTGGCCGACACCGCCGCTGTCGAGCGAGTGATCGCCGATATCGGCCACGAACCGCTCCAGATGCTGGTCCACAGCGCCGGTATCGCCATCGTAAAGCCGATGGACGAGCATTCGGTTGAGGAGTGGCAGCAGGTACTCGCCGTCAATGTCACAGCGCCGTTCCTTCTCACGCAAAAGTTGCTGCCGCTCATGCCGCCCGGAGCGAGCGTCGTGAACATACTCTCGGTCGCTGCCAAGGTTCCTTTCGCGGGCTGGAGCAGCTACTGCATGAGCAAGTTCGCCCTGGATGGTTTTATGAGATCGGTACGCGAGGAAGTCCGCTCTCGGGGAATTCGCGTCATCAATATCTATCCGCAAGCAACTGCCACCGCGATCTGGAACGGTGTGCCGGGAGACTGGCCGCGCGAGCGGATGATGGCACCGGAGCAGGTGGCCGAAGCGGTAGCGTTTGCGCTTAGCCGTCCAGCAGACCTGCTCGTGGAAGATATCTCGCTGGGGAATCTTGGCGGTAACCTTTAG
- the folE gene encoding GTP cyclohydrolase I FolE, with protein sequence MEQSTPVTDRLSKLYAQLLDAIGEDVSRQGLKDTPARAAKALQFLTRGYQQDADEVINNAVFDSDINEMVLVKDIELYSLCEHHLLPFIGKCHVAYLPNGKVLGLSKVARVVDMFARRLQIQEKLTKQIAETVLKYTGAHGVAVVIEAQHLCMMMRGVEKQNSVMKTSCILGEFCQNSSTRAEFFSLIK encoded by the coding sequence TTGGAACAGTCTACGCCTGTCACGGATCGGCTTTCGAAACTCTATGCTCAGTTGCTCGACGCCATCGGCGAGGATGTTTCCCGTCAGGGACTGAAAGACACGCCGGCGCGTGCCGCCAAGGCGCTGCAGTTCCTCACGCGCGGATACCAGCAGGACGCCGATGAGGTGATCAACAACGCTGTTTTCGACTCGGATATCAACGAGATGGTGCTGGTCAAAGATATCGAGTTGTACTCGCTCTGTGAGCACCACCTGCTTCCGTTTATCGGCAAGTGCCATGTCGCCTATCTGCCCAACGGCAAAGTACTGGGGCTCTCCAAAGTAGCGCGAGTAGTGGATATGTTTGCGCGTCGCCTGCAAATTCAGGAGAAACTGACCAAACAGATAGCGGAAACAGTGCTCAAATATACTGGTGCTCACGGTGTGGCGGTGGTGATCGAAGCGCAGCACCTCTGCATGATGATGCGCGGCGTGGAAAAGCAGAACTCGGTCATGAAGACATCCTGTATCCTGGGTGAGTTTTGTCAGAACTCCAGCACCCGCGCCGAATTTTTCAGCCTGATCAAGTGA
- the phoU gene encoding phosphate signaling complex protein PhoU, with translation MSVHLRKEIDRLKKQILTLSAAVEESVQKAVKAMAERDDRLAQRVIDQDIDIDEMEVEVEEECLKILALHQPVAIDLRFIIAVLKINNDLERIGDLAVNIAERALFLSRQEPVPMPFDFPTMSALAQSMLHRSLDALVNMNSTLASEVCLADDDLDAMNREMYSRVHDGILANPDRIDCFIQLLATSRQLERIGDHATNIAQDVIYMIEGKIVRHRMGEYASGK, from the coding sequence ATGTCGGTTCATTTGCGCAAAGAGATTGACAGACTCAAAAAACAGATCCTTACCCTCAGCGCCGCCGTGGAAGAATCGGTCCAGAAGGCCGTTAAAGCCATGGCCGAGCGGGACGACCGCCTGGCTCAGCGGGTCATCGATCAGGATATCGACATCGATGAGATGGAAGTTGAAGTGGAGGAGGAATGTCTCAAGATCCTGGCGCTGCACCAACCGGTCGCAATAGATCTTCGCTTCATCATCGCGGTCCTGAAGATCAACAACGATCTGGAGCGGATCGGTGACCTGGCGGTCAATATCGCCGAGCGGGCGTTGTTTCTGTCACGGCAGGAGCCGGTACCGATGCCGTTCGATTTTCCGACCATGTCTGCCCTGGCGCAGTCCATGCTGCATCGGAGCCTTGATGCCCTCGTCAATATGAACAGCACGCTGGCGAGCGAAGTCTGCCTGGCCGATGACGATCTTGACGCTATGAACCGGGAGATGTACTCACGAGTGCATGATGGTATACTGGCGAACCCGGACCGGATCGACTGTTTCATCCAGCTCCTCGCCACGTCGCGGCAGCTCGAGCGCATTGGGGATCACGCCACGAATATCGCTCAGGATGTCATTTACATGATCGAGGGGAAGATCGTCCGGCACCGCATGGGGGAATACGCCTCCGGAAAATGA
- a CDS encoding branched-chain amino acid ABC transporter permease, giving the protein MPRRSVLICLVLAVLIALPIVLNALGNYYIIHVAALVGIYCILCLALNITIGYTGLLDLGFMAFYAIGAYTAALLSVVGVSFWISLPAAVVAGGFFRYVIGAPVLRLRGDYLAIVTLAFGEIVRLILNNFDLLTNGPKGLPRVGETMTPVRLGLWRLDNDVHYFYLILFFVIAAVFVSYRLEHSRLGRALVAIREDELAAQLSGINVARTKAVAFVLSGMFGALAGAIYVHWIGFITPDMFTFWESVLLVSMIVVGGMGNIAGTLLGVLLLVGGPELLRSTLGTRFVDYRLLLFGAVMILVIIFRPQGLLPSRRRALELHRTDTGS; this is encoded by the coding sequence ATGCCCCGACGCTCAGTCCTGATCTGCCTTGTTCTGGCAGTCCTCATCGCTCTTCCCATCGTGCTGAACGCCCTCGGAAACTACTACATCATTCATGTTGCGGCGCTGGTGGGGATCTATTGCATCCTCTGCCTGGCGCTGAATATCACCATCGGCTATACGGGTCTGCTGGACCTTGGCTTCATGGCGTTTTACGCCATCGGCGCGTACACTGCGGCGCTCCTGAGTGTTGTGGGAGTATCGTTCTGGATCTCGCTTCCGGCGGCGGTAGTGGCGGGAGGATTCTTTCGATATGTGATCGGTGCACCGGTGCTTCGCCTGCGCGGTGATTACCTGGCGATCGTCACACTGGCGTTCGGCGAGATAGTCCGCCTCATCCTGAACAACTTTGACCTGCTGACGAACGGCCCGAAGGGACTGCCGAGGGTCGGCGAGACAATGACGCCGGTACGGCTGGGTCTCTGGCGGCTCGATAACGATGTTCATTATTTCTACCTGATACTGTTTTTCGTTATCGCGGCGGTCTTTGTCAGCTATCGATTGGAGCACTCGCGGCTGGGGCGGGCGCTGGTGGCGATCCGGGAGGATGAACTGGCTGCGCAGCTCTCCGGTATCAACGTAGCTCGCACCAAGGCTGTCGCATTTGTCCTGAGTGGCATGTTCGGCGCGCTGGCCGGTGCCATCTATGTCCACTGGATCGGGTTTATCACACCCGACATGTTCACGTTCTGGGAGTCGGTCCTCCTGGTGTCCATGATCGTGGTCGGCGGCATGGGAAATATTGCGGGCACGCTCCTCGGCGTGTTGCTGTTGGTGGGAGGGCCGGAACTGCTGCGCTCGACACTGGGCACGCGGTTCGTCGATTATCGCCTGCTGCTGTTCGGGGCAGTGATGATCCTGGTGATCATTTTTCGTCCGCAGGGGTTGTTGCCGTCGCGACGCCGTGCGCTTGAACTGCACCGCACCGATACTGGGTCCTGA
- a CDS encoding ABC transporter ATP-binding protein translates to MDTGTRLLEISNVHLLYGQIAALKGVSLHLETGEIVAIIGANGAGKTTLINTISGVLHPKEGEIHFRGEMISGLPAHAIARKRIVQIPEGRKVFAKLTVLENLQMGAFVVRDKVRIRADLEAMQTLFPVLAERRHQLAGTLSGGEQQMLAIARGLMAGPELLLFDEPSMGLSPVMVEKVFGVINDINARGISILLVEQNARKSLQIAHRAYVLETGHIVLSDRADRLLENDQVKKAYLGA, encoded by the coding sequence ATGGATACAGGCACCCGACTTCTCGAAATCAGCAATGTACATCTGCTCTATGGTCAGATCGCGGCGCTCAAAGGGGTTTCCCTTCACCTCGAGACGGGCGAGATCGTGGCGATCATTGGCGCCAACGGAGCCGGCAAGACCACGCTCATCAACACGATCTCCGGGGTGCTCCATCCCAAGGAAGGCGAGATCCACTTCAGGGGGGAGATGATCAGCGGGCTTCCGGCCCACGCGATCGCCCGGAAACGGATCGTACAAATTCCGGAGGGCCGGAAGGTGTTCGCGAAGCTGACGGTGCTGGAGAATTTGCAGATGGGGGCATTTGTCGTGCGGGACAAAGTCAGGATCCGGGCAGACCTTGAGGCTATGCAGACGCTGTTCCCGGTTCTGGCGGAACGACGCCATCAGCTTGCCGGTACGCTCAGCGGCGGTGAGCAGCAGATGCTGGCGATCGCGCGCGGTCTGATGGCCGGCCCTGAACTGCTCTTGTTCGATGAACCGTCCATGGGGCTGTCTCCCGTGATGGTTGAGAAGGTGTTCGGAGTTATCAATGACATCAACGCGCGCGGCATTTCCATCCTGTTGGTCGAGCAGAACGCGCGCAAATCACTGCAGATCGCCCATCGCGCGTACGTGCTGGAGACCGGTCATATCGTGCTGTCCGACCGGGCGGATCGTCTGCTCGAAAACGACCAGGTTAAGAAAGCGTATTTGGGGGCATAG
- a CDS encoding RNA polymerase sigma factor, translated as MDSGSDRFWRLLEPEHPKAEAFCRRLAGNRDEGSDLYQDGLLTALRRFGTLRDESSFRPWLYRILVNTYQNRCRSNRKFQSAELTDDVTGHNPADAYAAKRTVARALAALKPMRRTLVVLYELEGWSVHELAAMYGRSEGTVKSWLSRSRRKMVAALTAVETPNLKTHSESKAPYAVPQPQKPLP; from the coding sequence ATGGACAGCGGATCGGATAGATTCTGGAGACTCCTGGAGCCGGAACACCCAAAGGCGGAGGCATTCTGCCGGCGATTGGCGGGGAACCGCGACGAGGGGAGCGATCTGTACCAGGATGGGCTGCTGACAGCGCTCCGGCGATTCGGCACCCTGCGAGATGAGTCGTCATTTCGACCCTGGTTGTACCGCATCCTGGTGAATACCTACCAGAACCGGTGCCGTTCGAACAGGAAATTCCAATCGGCCGAGCTGACCGATGACGTGACTGGTCATAATCCGGCGGACGCGTACGCCGCGAAACGGACAGTGGCGAGGGCATTGGCGGCGCTGAAACCGATGCGCCGGACTCTGGTGGTGCTCTACGAACTGGAGGGATGGAGCGTTCACGAGTTGGCCGCGATGTATGGCCGGTCAGAGGGGACCGTCAAGTCCTGGCTGTCCCGATCACGGCGAAAGATGGTGGCCGCACTGACCGCCGTCGAGACGCCCAACCTGAAAACACACAGCGAAAGTAAGGCGCCGTATGCAGTACCACAACCTCAGAAACCTCTTCCATAG
- a CDS encoding 6-carboxytetrahydropterin synthase — translation MYLTLSKRFEISTSVSLARGDRTDAENRHWYGPASASRLGHGYNYVLYVVFHGEVDPATGMMINVSTVKERVNKLLGARYDHKYLNVDTAPFDRIAPTPENIARQLSDEIRPLFLGERACPVAVHVAATPDDAATVYGDGRVERHLFVEFSAARRTNSPHLSDAENDALFGRAASKAGHGHNYRLRVTLSGSVDDDWGAIAPFERTDSAMRSLRELLDHRNLNDEVRALHGKPITTESLARFVLEQVKQTLPVSRVRLWELPHFSVEYVSGARFMMTLEKSFHAAHRLHSKALDETQNHELYGKCNNPAGHGHQYRVEASLVGPYDERTGTMCNLLEFDNGFEQALAPWRYKHLDQEVADFAERPSTGENIVDALWPRVDVAMPGNLQRLRLWETPNNRFTLRRALWSVA, via the coding sequence ATGTACCTGACCCTCTCCAAGCGGTTTGAGATATCAACTTCGGTGTCACTGGCACGAGGCGATCGCACTGATGCCGAAAATCGCCATTGGTACGGCCCGGCCTCGGCCAGTCGACTTGGTCACGGCTACAACTATGTGTTGTACGTTGTCTTTCACGGCGAGGTCGACCCTGCAACCGGTATGATGATCAACGTGAGCACCGTCAAAGAGAGGGTGAACAAGCTGCTGGGGGCCCGGTACGATCACAAGTACCTGAATGTCGATACAGCGCCCTTCGACCGGATCGCGCCGACACCGGAAAATATCGCGAGACAGTTATCTGATGAGATACGGCCGCTGTTTTTGGGTGAGCGCGCATGTCCCGTGGCCGTTCATGTTGCCGCCACGCCGGATGACGCCGCCACTGTCTATGGGGACGGACGAGTTGAGAGACATCTGTTTGTCGAGTTCTCGGCTGCGCGTCGTACCAATTCGCCGCATCTGTCTGATGCTGAAAACGATGCGCTCTTCGGTCGCGCGGCCTCCAAAGCCGGCCACGGCCACAACTACCGCCTTCGCGTGACACTGAGCGGCTCGGTCGACGACGACTGGGGAGCAATAGCGCCATTTGAACGTACGGACAGCGCCATGAGGTCACTTCGCGAGTTGCTTGATCACAGGAATCTCAATGACGAAGTCAGGGCGCTGCATGGAAAACCGATCACGACCGAATCCCTCGCCCGCTTTGTTCTTGAGCAGGTAAAGCAGACCTTGCCGGTAAGTCGTGTTCGACTGTGGGAGCTTCCGCATTTCTCGGTAGAGTATGTATCCGGAGCGCGGTTCATGATGACACTCGAGAAGTCGTTTCATGCGGCGCATCGGCTTCACAGCAAGGCGTTGGATGAGACGCAAAACCATGAACTCTACGGCAAATGCAACAACCCGGCAGGGCATGGTCACCAATACCGAGTTGAAGCGTCGCTGGTTGGACCCTACGACGAGCGAACCGGGACCATGTGTAATCTGCTGGAATTCGACAATGGGTTCGAGCAGGCGCTCGCACCCTGGAGGTACAAGCATCTCGACCAGGAGGTCGCAGACTTTGCCGAACGACCGAGCACGGGGGAGAACATCGTCGACGCGCTCTGGCCGCGAGTGGACGTGGCCATGCCCGGTAACTTGCAGCGCCTGCGGCTCTGGGAAACTCCAAACAACCGGTTTACCTTGCGGAGGGCGTTATGGAGCGTTGCCTGA